The Arachis ipaensis cultivar K30076 chromosome B03, Araip1.1, whole genome shotgun sequence region AGATCATAACCCAGTCATAGACCCGATGAAACCCAAATCATAAATTTTAACTTGATGCTTTTTTaatctattttctaattcaataagtgtgatttaaaataaaataataagcttataattaatataacataatattggaattaatttaaaacatatatatgttttttagttcTCTTAAGATGCACATGGGTCAGGTGAAGCCGGGTTCACCTTGACCCAGACCCATCCCTAAATAATGATCGGGTCTAGTTTTGAGACATTTATCCAACCCTATACctggtgaaatcacaccaaattagcccctaaaatgTTCGGGCTCGGGCTAAATCTTCGTGCCGGGTCGGGTCATGTACACCCCTAACCCAATCCTCCTTCTTTCTTAGGCCTGGACATCATATCCTCGCTAATCCACGCCATTTTGCGCTCTAAACCTTTTCGATCCCACTAGAATTGCATCAATATCCTATGCATCTTCTCCAATAATGAATTTGGTAATTAGAAACAAGATAGAGTATATACCGAAATTGCTTTACCAACTACTTTAATGAGTACATGCCGTCCACCTGTTAATAGGAGATTTCTTTTCCAAACTTGGACCTCTTTTGAACTTTATTCTTAATGATCCTAAAAGTCGCTTTCTTCGATCGTTGGACCACTGATGATAGCCCTAGGTATTTATCCTGGGCATCCACATGTTTAATATTAAGAGTAGTAGCCAATTCCCATCGAGCGTTGGTAGGTGTGTTCCGACTGAAAAAGATAGCAGACTTATCGAAATTAACTTTGTCCAGTAGTTATTTCATAGTCATATAGTAGAGTCAAAAGGTTAGAACATGTCTCCTCTAAAGCCTTACAAAAAAGAATAGAATTACGACAAACAATAAGTGATTAACACTTggacttctcttatgaatttaGATCTTTTGAATAGTCCTGTTTTGCTCTGCTTTATGTAATAGATAGGAGAAATCTTttgttccaaaaaaaaaaagatactgTAACAAAAATTTTCTTGACGAATACTCTTTGTTGGCCTAAAAAAACTAAATAGTTGACTTTCTACtagaatagaataaaaaatttatctAAAGACAAAACTTATTGTCTCCATGATAAACTATAAGAACTTCCATTCTCTCTTATTATAAGCTTTGTTCATATCCAATTTTATCATTTCTTGTCTTCTTAGTTTTTAAATAATACATACATTCATGAATAATGAGATTATTATAAAAAACGTCTACTTTTTAAAATGTTTATTATGTTTTTTATGTCTTTAtttcaaacttaaatttttttattttaaatatgatAAATCATTTACTTTACTGAATATTTATCGTAATGttgttaaataaattttttagatatttgatttataaaattaatttttctgaaTAGATTTATGCATTTAGGCCATTAGGGTATGTACTTTGCCACTGAGACCAAATGCTGTTGCTCACAGCTCAATTCGCAGTATCCAGTATTCACAATATTCCGCTACTCTTCCAAACGCTCACTCTGCAACTCCATTGCTGAAGAACAAAACTTGCATCTTGCATCTCTTAATTCCGAATAAGAAATGGTAGTACTCACTCGTCTGAAATCCGCTTTACATCTTCTTCCTCGTTCTTCCGTGACCTACGCAACCTCTGCCTCTTCCACCTCCAACCTCTTACCGGCGAAGAGGAATCAAATCGCCGCCGTTTATGTCCCGCAGGATTTGTACCGTCGGATATTCACTGTGACCGATCCAACTCTCCCGGTTGTTACGATTCTCGAGCAGTGGGTTCAGGATGGCCAAACTCTTACCTACGATAAACTGCTATTCCTTATCAAGCAACTTAGGTCACGCAAAAGATATAAAAACGCCCTCGAGGTATCGTCATcatcattaattataaattagtcgttaattaattaataaaaatattatttattcgaACTTTAGGTTGAATCGTGATCTAGCTGCAAAATGCGATTCAAATGTTAAAGATACTATGTTTTTCTGGGCTGAGTTTTGGGATCTTTGTGAAAATGAACTGTGTTTGCAGGTGTCATTTTGGATGTCTGACAAAGGATACTCTGAACCTGGATCTGCAGAATTTAGTTTAAGACTGGACTTGATTGCAAAGGCTAAGGGAATAGAAGAAGCTGAATCCTATTTTGATAGCATTCCGAAATACTCAAGAGCTGCAGAATGTTACAGCTCTCTTCTTAATTGCTATGCTCAAGTTAGGGATGTGGATAAAGCTGAAAGGATCATGCTGCAGATGAAACATTTGGGTTTTGCAAGGTCTACTTTGGCGAGAAATTCTTTGCTTAACCTCTACTATCAAACACAAAACTATGACAAAGTGGAAAATTTGTTGCTTGAAATGAAAGAAGAGGGTGTTAAATTCGATAGATTTACATACGCCACCTTGATTAATACATATGCGGCCAAATCTGATATAGAAGGAATCGACAAACTTCTTGCACAGTTAGAAGATGATCCATCGTATTCCCAACATGTAGATTGGTGGAGTGTTTATGCTGTGGCAGCCAATTGGTATGGCAAACTCGGGCTTCATGATAAAGCTTTTAACGCTTTAAAGAAATCAGAGAAGCGCCTGAGTTATACAATCTGGAATGAGGCCTTTCCTTACCTTATGACTCAATATGCAACAAtagggaagaaagaagaagtgaTGAGGTTGTGGAATATTTACATGATGGATGGGAAGTTACTCAAAAAACAGTATTATTCAGCTGTAGTAAGTTCATTTCTCAAGGTGGATGAGATTGAACTTGCTAAGAGTATCTTTGAGGAGTGGGAATCTAGAAATCGGTatttcagaaatttctttattCCGAACAAGATGATAGCAGCTTACAGCAGAAACGGCAATATGGAGGAAGCTGAAGCCATTGTTAATAGGACAATCATGAAGGGAGGAAAGCCAAATTTATGGACTTGGTCATGGCTCTTGTTTGGATATGTTTCCCAAAGAAATTTTGCGAGGGCTGTTCGATGTATGAAAGAGGCAGTTTCTATCTGTGAAGTGGGGTGTAAGTGGAGGCCACTACTGGAATCCTTAGCTGCCATTTTTCAGTACTTGAAATTTAATGGAGATATGGAGGAGGCAGAGGATTTGATAAGGTCACTCAGTAGCAAGAATATTATCTCGCTTGATGTTCATAACAAGCTGATGAGTTGGATTAAGGATGTGGAGTCAAATGTGCCTGCAATTGATGTGCTGGGTTTAGATTCTCATAAACAAACAGGTGAAATTTCAGAGCCAGAGGAAGATAGAAACAGCCCTGACTTCTGCCTTAGCCATCAATAAAATGTTAAGGGATGACTGTCAATTAGGCAAATCATGAATTAGGGTTTACATTCGGTGTACACATCTTTTCAACAATGAGGTTTAGGACCAATTGATGTAGGTgaatggttcaccaaaaagacTGCTTCTAAGTTGGTATGTCTTATATATCACTCTCTTAAATTTTCTAAGATGCTTCAtttcaaaataaatttaacaACCTAATAAGATTCAACTGGCTTATAATTTGTTTTGTTACGTCGGTGTTTAATTCAGCTCAAATACGGAGAACCACTTCCGTTTATTCAACCAAACCCAGCTTATCAACGTGGTTGCAGCCACAGCCGTTGCAACGCGGCCTCCTTCAGTTCCATCGTCAATACTAGCCTCTGCTCAGCCACATTGCTTCTTTAGTGTCACTTTACACTGTTGTCTTTCTTatttgtctctctctctctcttcttcttcctcaagcTTTTGCAGATGCTGCTTCTTCTCCACTATAACCTTTCTTCCTGGGCTCTAGATTAGATGTGTTTTGCTACACAAATCCTCCACATTTTGCGTAAATCGTCTCAATTTATAAAACGAATTTTATTTCTCGCAATCCCTACTCATCCCTCACAACACTCCACCACCTGCAACCTCTTAGCTGTCAACAAGGAACAAAGCGGCGTCATTTCAGTCCTGAGGACACCGTTTTTCCAGAAGCTTCCTTTGCGCGACTTGTACTGTCGGATCTTTACGGCTCCTGAATTGACGTCCTCGGTGGTTCCAATCTTCGAGAGGTGGATTAGGGATGGCGGAACTGTTAACTACAACAGACTTCTATCTGTTATCAGGAAACTCAGATCACGCAGAAGATATAGAAACCACCGTCGAGGTATTGTTTTTGCTACTACTAATACTTTTAAtagttaattaaattaattaaatttgtggattttttattcttttatttatttaatcacaGTATAGGATGAATTTTGATCTAGCTGCATAATGCGATCCAATTGGTGAGAATATACATGAAATTTGAGCGCTATTAGTGAGATTTCAACTAGAAGAATTTTAGATATTACTTGATGATAGATTTGGCTCTAATAAAAATTTGTTGATCCAAGTGGTCTGAGGCTTGTTTGTTAGCTTTAAATAAGGTCTTGGGTAAGAGTGTTATCTACTTATCTCAAAGTTGAGGAATTTGTTGATATTGGTTGCAGGATAAAAGACAGAGTGAACCTTACTTCATAATATGTGTGATTGAAACTTGAAAGTATTCACTGGGAAGTGTTTTGCAGAATTGCAGGTCTAATCTTTGTTAAAAAGGACTAATGAATTGCATTCATAGGGTGTCATTTCTCATTGTTCAATTGACAATTTTGTTCAACGATAGAAGAATGATATATCTCTGTTTTGATTCCCTGGGAGTTGTGGGTCAATTTGATTGTGTGACTAAGATTCGAAATAATGTTTCTTTTGCTCGGAGTTATGGGATTCTATAGCCGTATCTTTATTCATCTGTTATTACAGCAACAAACTTTGCATGTCAGTAGATGTGTTGACTTCTTTATGCCTTTCATTTACCTTCTATGGGTAACATGAATCATTTCTACAGGTGTCGTCGTGGATGTTGGAGAAAGGGTTTTCCCAACATAAATCTGAAGATCTTGCGATAAGACTAGACTTGATTGGGAAGGTTAATGGACTAGACTTGATTGGGAAGGCTAATGGACTAGAAGAAGCAGAACATTCCAAAGTACTTAAGAACTGGAGAATGTTACAGCTCTCTTCTTAATTGCTATGCCCGGGATGTGGATAGAGCAGAAAGCATCATGGAGAAGATGAGAGCTTTGGGTTTTGCAAGGTCGATTTTGTCAAGAAATGTTTTGCTTAATCTCTACTATCAAACACAGAACTATGACAAATTGGAAAATTTGATATGTGAAATGCAAGAAGAGGGTATTAATTTCAATAGCTATACATTTGGTACCCTGATTAGTGCTTACGCTGCCACTTCTAAAACGGAGGGAATTGGCAAGCTTCTGGCACAGTTAGAACATAATCGGATTCGGTACTGGCATTTAGATTGGACTGTTTATGCTATTGCAGCCAATTGTTATAGGAAACAAGGACTCTCTGATAAAGCTTTTAATGTCTTAAAGAAATCAGAGAGGCTCATAAGTCATAACTAACAAAAAGAGGAGGGTGGCCCTTACTTTCCTTATGCTTCGATTTTGTTGCTTGGACGTAAATTTGCCATCCAATACCTCGAGTTGTAGTGATTAGGTTTATAGTTACTATGTTGATATTCAGCGGTTCTATGAAGATGTTTTCGTACTCAAAGTGGTTTATTTGCCAAAATATAAAATTGATCCGTAATCACATATTGACTGAATTCAGAATTAGGTATTAACAAATGCGATCAATAATTCTCTGTTTTTGTATGTTGGGTTTACATAAAGCAATCTATTTACGAGTTGCGCTACCaaattaaagatttgaaattttacCCTAAAGTATAACGTTAAATGCTATGTACGAAATGTCCCAAAGAATATTAATCATTTTTGTTTAGCGACTAATTGTGTGGAAGTAGGAGAGTTCTTAGGTGGTGAAAGTATAATATGGATCTTGATTCTTGAAGGACCaggtaaaaaaattgaatttgctGAAAAAAGAGAGATCGGTTTATAAATAGCATTTTGTAGCAAAAGAAGAATAGCAAAAATTGACATCTATTCTAAGCCTGCACACCACACATGTCAAATCCTCCCCCTTTCCTGTACAATTTTTAAAACTCCAATCACCTAAAGGAACTATATGTATTAACCACATCTTCTCATCATTATAAttaaattttctttctttcttcttaaaataattaaattttttatatattttttaatttaattttaatataatatcaaattaaatattttatacatatgtttaattatgtattataattaaaatattttttcatattttatcTTTAAGTTTGANNNNNNNNNNNNNNNNNNNNNNNNNNNNNNNNNNNNNNNNNNNNNNNNNNNTTAATtgcataaaataattaaaataaatattaaatt contains the following coding sequences:
- the LOC107630081 gene encoding pentatricopeptide repeat-containing protein At2g20710, mitochondrial-like, whose amino-acid sequence is MVVLTRLKSALHLLPRSSVTYATSASSTSNLLPAKRNQIAAVYVPQDLYRRIFTVTDPTLPVVTILEQWVQDGQTLTYDKLLFLIKQLRSRKRYKNALEVSFWMSDKGYSEPGSAEFSLRLDLIAKAKGIEEAESYFDSIPKYSRAAECYSSLLNCYAQVRDVDKAERIMLQMKHLGFARSTLARNSLLNLYYQTQNYDKVENLLLEMKEEGVKFDRFTYATLINTYAAKSDIEGIDKLLAQLEDDPSYSQHVDWWSVYAVAANWYGKLGLHDKAFNALKKSEKRLSYTIWNEAFPYLMTQYATIGKKEEVMRLWNIYMMDGKLLKKQYYSAVVSSFLKVDEIELAKSIFEEWESRNRYFRNFFIPNKMIAAYSRNGNMEEAEAIVNRTIMKGGKPNLWTWSWLLFGYVSQRNFARAVRCMKEAVSICEVGCKWRPLLESLAAIFQYLKFNGDMEEAEDLIRSLSSKNIISLDVHNKLMSWIKDVESNVPAIDVLGLDSHKQTGEISEPEEDRNSPDFCLSHQ
- the LOC107632777 gene encoding pentatricopeptide repeat-containing protein At2g20710, mitochondrial, with amino-acid sequence MCFATQILHILRKSSQFIKRILFLAIPTHPSQHSTTCNLLAVNKEQSGVISVLRTPFFQKLPLRDLYCRIFTAPELTSSVVPIFERWIRDGGTVNYNRLLSVIRKLRSRRRYRNHRRGVVVDVGERKKQNIPKYLRTGECYSSLLNCYARDVDRAESIMEKMRALGFARSILSRNVLLNLYYQTQNYDKLENLICEMQEEGINFNSYTFGTLISAYAATSKTEGIGKLLAQLEHNRIRYWHLDWTVYAIAANCYRKQGLSDKAFNVLKKSERLISHN